From Paenibacillus sp. PK3_47, the proteins below share one genomic window:
- a CDS encoding ABC transporter substrate-binding protein: MKRKLSWLSLLMILMLAVTACSGNSGGNSASGGNTESGSANSSGSQEEPYEVVYAYPAFSNVPADIQEVQEAINKISVDKINVKVKLLPISNSAFTNQINLMLSSGEKLDMFAMLSSYSNQVAKGALYPIGDIMEENAQGTIDALGIDYYNATKVGGVSYGVPSLRDLAQDFGIVVRKDVVDKYNINLDEVKTFDDFELIFKAVKENEPGMAGATNLTNGSILSTYGIQDPLGNNLGVLLNHGLDDLKVVNLFASEEYKQIVTKIREWYLAGYLVKDAATSPELNNVMVKSGKAASWLSAMKPGFETQESRNVGVEMTAARTQTPVAMTDTVTNVAIGVAATSEQPEKALQFLNLMYTDKDIVNLIDWGIEGKHYVKVEGSDSVIKYPDGVTGDNVGYKSDGWMHGNQFLSYVFEGDDPDVYVKMNEFNQSASKSKALGFTFNGDSVKAEIAACNAVLDQYRRAIESGVLELDKALPEFLKKLDDAGINTIITEKQKQLDEWAAGNAAK; the protein is encoded by the coding sequence ATGAAAAGAAAGCTTAGCTGGTTGAGTCTCTTGATGATACTCATGCTTGCAGTAACGGCCTGTTCAGGAAACTCCGGCGGAAATAGTGCTTCCGGGGGGAATACAGAGTCCGGCAGCGCAAACTCATCAGGCAGTCAGGAAGAGCCTTATGAAGTTGTATACGCTTATCCTGCTTTTTCTAATGTACCTGCAGACATCCAAGAGGTGCAGGAAGCCATCAACAAGATTTCAGTGGACAAAATCAATGTTAAAGTCAAGCTGCTGCCGATCAGCAACAGCGCTTTTACGAATCAGATTAACCTGATGTTATCAAGCGGAGAAAAGCTGGACATGTTCGCCATGCTCAGCAGCTACAGCAATCAGGTAGCCAAAGGCGCATTGTATCCGATTGGTGACATCATGGAGGAGAATGCGCAGGGAACCATCGATGCGCTTGGCATTGACTACTATAACGCAACCAAGGTGGGCGGTGTCAGCTACGGCGTGCCGAGCCTCCGCGACCTGGCCCAGGATTTTGGTATCGTGGTCCGCAAGGATGTAGTGGACAAATATAATATCAACCTGGATGAGGTCAAAACCTTTGATGACTTTGAACTGATCTTCAAAGCGGTTAAAGAGAATGAGCCGGGAATGGCCGGCGCTACCAACCTGACCAACGGTTCGATTCTCAGTACTTACGGCATCCAGGATCCGCTCGGAAATAATCTGGGTGTTCTGCTGAACCACGGCCTTGACGATCTGAAGGTGGTCAACCTGTTCGCTTCCGAAGAGTACAAACAGATTGTAACCAAGATCCGCGAATGGTATCTGGCTGGCTATCTGGTGAAAGACGCTGCAACCAGCCCGGAATTAAATAATGTGATGGTGAAATCCGGTAAGGCGGCAAGCTGGTTATCCGCCATGAAACCGGGATTTGAGACACAGGAAAGCCGCAACGTAGGGGTGGAAATGACTGCGGCCCGCACCCAGACGCCAGTGGCCATGACGGACACGGTTACGAACGTTGCCATTGGTGTTGCCGCCACTTCGGAACAGCCGGAAAAGGCGCTGCAGTTCCTGAACCTGATGTATACCGACAAGGACATCGTAAATTTGATTGACTGGGGCATTGAAGGCAAGCACTACGTGAAGGTGGAAGGATCGGATAGTGTTATCAAATATCCGGATGGTGTTACAGGCGACAATGTCGGATACAAGAGTGACGGCTGGATGCACGGCAATCAGTTCCTCTCCTACGTCTTCGAGGGGGATGACCCTGACGTGTATGTGAAGATGAACGAGTTCAACCAGTCCGCCTCCAAATCCAAGGCGCTCGGTTTTACCTTTAACGGCGACTCTGTAAAGGCAGAAATTGCCGCCTGCAATGCGGTGCTTGACCAATACCGCAGAGCGATTGAGAGCGGTGTGCTTGAACTGGATAAAGCGCTTCCGGAATTCCTGAAGAAGCTCGATGACGCGGGCATCAATACGATTATCACAGAAAAGCAGAAACAGCTGGATGAATGGGCTGCCGGCAATGCAGCGAAATAA
- a CDS encoding ABC transporter permease subunit, with the protein MKQLSFSQRNKKFKYAPLYLLMIPGLAYLLINNYLPMLGIFIAFKNINFTKGIFGSEWIGFQNFKYLFQTSDAYIITRNTILYNAVFIVLGTIFAIAFAILLNEIKKKVWSRFYQSVIVLPHLISFVVVGYLAYAGLSLETGFMNKTVLPILGLDPVSWYTESKYWPFILTVIHLWKSIGFNCIIFLASIISIDTEYYEAATLDGASKWAQIRSITLPLITPVIVMLTLLGIGRIFYSDFGLFYQVPMNAGVISDTTNVIDTYVYKGLMVSGDMGMASAAGVYQSIVGFILVLGANLVVRKVSKENALF; encoded by the coding sequence ATGAAGCAGCTGAGCTTCAGCCAAAGAAACAAAAAGTTTAAATATGCCCCCCTGTACTTGCTGATGATTCCGGGACTTGCCTACCTGCTGATCAATAACTATCTGCCGATGCTGGGGATATTCATAGCTTTCAAAAATATTAACTTCACCAAAGGCATCTTCGGCAGCGAATGGATCGGCTTTCAGAATTTCAAATATCTGTTCCAGACCAGTGACGCCTACATCATTACCCGGAATACGATTTTATACAATGCGGTGTTCATCGTGCTGGGGACGATTTTTGCCATTGCTTTTGCCATTCTGCTCAATGAAATCAAGAAAAAGGTCTGGTCCCGTTTTTATCAGAGTGTAATTGTACTGCCGCATCTGATCTCCTTCGTCGTTGTCGGTTATTTGGCTTACGCCGGACTCAGCCTGGAGACGGGATTCATGAACAAGACGGTTCTGCCTATTCTCGGGCTTGATCCGGTTTCCTGGTATACCGAGTCCAAGTATTGGCCGTTTATTCTGACGGTTATTCATCTCTGGAAGTCGATCGGCTTTAACTGCATTATTTTTCTTGCTTCCATTATAAGCATCGATACCGAATATTATGAAGCTGCTACGCTGGACGGAGCTTCCAAATGGGCACAAATCCGCTCCATTACGCTTCCGCTGATTACGCCGGTCATCGTCATGCTGACGCTCCTGGGTATCGGGCGGATCTTCTATTCCGATTTCGGCTTGTTCTATCAGGTCCCGATGAATGCCGGCGTCATTTCGGATACGACCAACGTTATTGATACCTATGTCTATAAAGGATTAATGGTATCCGGGGACATGGGCATGGCATCGGCTGCCGGTGTATATCAATCCATC